One Clostridium estertheticum DNA segment encodes these proteins:
- the namA gene encoding NADPH dehydrogenase NamA, translated as MSKLFSNFKIKDMDLKNRIVMAPMCMDSCNNEDGIANNWHFIHYTTRAIGGVGLIIVESTGIEPGGRITDYDLGIWSEEHVKNLSNIVNECHKYGAKVGVQINHAGRKSETLSYPIIAPSPIAFNELYRLPNEMTKEDINNTIALFKSAAKRALSAGFDLLELHGAHGYLIGQFLSPLTNKREDEYGGTEENRVRFLREIIQAVKTVWPETKPLQLRVSAEDYAQGGNTAKDTASLINLIKAIGIDIVNVSSGGTVPARISTYPGYQICYSEIIKNQCNIPTIAGGLITSPLMAEEILNNKRSDLVYLGRELLRNPYWTFSAAAQLGESIEWPIQYQRSNIVSKNGF; from the coding sequence ATGTCAAAATTATTTAGTAATTTTAAAATAAAAGATATGGATTTAAAAAATAGAATAGTCATGGCCCCAATGTGCATGGATTCTTGTAACAATGAGGATGGAATAGCTAACAACTGGCATTTTATACATTATACAACTAGAGCTATTGGTGGTGTGGGTCTTATCATTGTCGAATCCACAGGAATTGAGCCTGGTGGACGTATAACTGATTATGATTTAGGTATATGGTCCGAGGAACACGTTAAAAACTTATCAAATATAGTAAATGAATGTCATAAATATGGTGCAAAAGTAGGTGTTCAAATTAATCATGCTGGAAGAAAATCTGAAACTCTTTCCTATCCAATTATAGCGCCAAGCCCTATAGCCTTTAATGAACTTTATAGGCTACCAAATGAAATGACTAAAGAAGATATTAATAATACTATAGCTTTATTTAAATCTGCTGCTAAGAGGGCATTAAGTGCAGGTTTTGATTTATTAGAATTACATGGTGCTCATGGTTATTTAATAGGACAATTTTTATCTCCTCTTACCAATAAGAGAGAAGACGAATATGGAGGTACAGAGGAAAACAGGGTAAGATTCTTAAGGGAAATTATACAGGCTGTAAAGACAGTTTGGCCTGAAACTAAACCATTACAATTAAGAGTATCAGCGGAAGACTACGCCCAGGGTGGAAATACTGCAAAGGATACTGCATCACTTATAAATCTCATAAAAGCTATTGGTATAGATATTGTAAATGTTAGTTCTGGTGGCACCGTACCAGCAAGAATATCTACCTATCCAGGATATCAAATCTGTTATTCTGAAATAATTAAGAACCAATGTAATATTCCAACTATAGCTGGAGGACTTATCACATCCCCTTTAATGGCAGAAGAAATATTAAACAATAAAAGATCTGATCTGGTATATTTAGGAAGAGAGCTTTTAAGAAATCCTTATTGGACATTTTCTGCTGCTGCTCAATTAGGAGAAAGTATAGAATGGCCTATTCAGTATCAAAGAAGTAATATAGTTAGCAAAAACGGATTTTAG
- a CDS encoding winged helix-turn-helix transcriptional regulator: MSENKAQKASYEIEFTLALIGGKWKAIILWYLIMDGTKRFGEINALVAGITHKILTTQLRELENHGLISRKVYAQVPPKVEYSITERGLTLMPVLQVMCKWGRENNAIQYEMDSSICRKKELYGKEK, encoded by the coding sequence ATGTCTGAAAATAAAGCGCAGAAAGCAAGTTATGAGATTGAATTTACACTAGCATTAATTGGTGGTAAGTGGAAGGCTATTATTTTATGGTATTTAATAATGGATGGAACAAAACGATTTGGTGAAATAAATGCACTTGTTGCTGGAATTACACATAAAATATTAACTACTCAATTAAGAGAATTAGAGAACCATGGGCTGATAAGTAGGAAGGTATATGCGCAAGTGCCACCTAAGGTAGAATATTCTATAACAGAAAGAGGTTTAACATTGATGCCTGTTTTGCAAGTAATGTGCAAATGGGGCAGAGAAAATAATGCTATACAATATGAAATGGATAGTTCCATATGTAGAAAAAAAGAATTGTATGGAAAAGAAAAATAA
- a CDS encoding O-antigen ligase family protein, whose amino-acid sequence MVNLLIIIIIKATLVKGGVIISILVLLTVISPYTVIIPVIYMTYKVLFGKLIIYKNQWNIGLFIIFMWSLIVGAINYSLMSIVASFALFIYLCISIFLQNYCENENKVEKIYRHLVYFSVFSAIFGIIEKIISIYFHYNIWEKFLEITSQPVVNDRIYSTFGNPNVAGNWFAIMIVVGVYFCSVTSKTTKLFYQISTLLFVIALCLTGSRGAFMGLLFGLFIFYLLKANKKDMWLVITIFIFTAILTFAPSDILKYVTAHDLESSFSSRYGIWNGCLKMIKAKPFIGWGITGINDHGASFMKGYYYATLYHGHNIWITIMTTLGAVGILIYGYMKINLFRNLKTLYSQNCKLIPMLAGIQAVIIGHGLVDFTMIAPQTGLLFIGCCAIISALANK is encoded by the coding sequence TTGGTTAATTTACTTATTATTATTATTATTAAAGCAACATTAGTTAAAGGTGGGGTTATTATAAGCATTTTAGTTTTATTAACAGTCATTTCTCCTTATACTGTGATTATACCAGTAATATACATGACATATAAGGTGTTATTTGGGAAATTAATCATATACAAAAATCAATGGAATATAGGACTTTTTATAATTTTTATGTGGTCATTGATAGTAGGGGCTATAAATTATAGTCTTATGTCAATTGTGGCGTCTTTTGCTCTATTTATATATTTATGCATTAGTATTTTTCTGCAAAACTATTGCGAAAATGAAAATAAGGTAGAAAAGATATATAGGCATTTAGTGTATTTTTCAGTTTTTTCAGCAATTTTTGGGATTATTGAAAAAATTATATCTATATATTTCCATTATAATATTTGGGAAAAATTTCTTGAGATTACATCTCAGCCAGTAGTTAATGATAGAATATACAGTACCTTTGGAAATCCAAATGTAGCTGGCAATTGGTTTGCAATAATGATTGTTGTAGGTGTTTATTTTTGTAGTGTTACATCTAAAACTACAAAATTATTCTATCAAATATCAACACTTTTGTTTGTTATTGCGTTGTGTTTAACAGGGTCACGGGGAGCTTTCATGGGTTTGTTATTTGGACTTTTTATTTTTTATCTTCTAAAAGCTAATAAAAAAGATATGTGGCTGGTTATAACAATATTTATATTTACAGCTATACTTACTTTTGCACCATCAGATATTTTAAAATATGTAACTGCTCATGATCTTGAAAGCTCATTTAGTAGTCGTTATGGAATATGGAATGGATGTTTAAAAATGATAAAAGCGAAGCCTTTTATAGGTTGGGGAATTACGGGAATTAATGACCATGGAGCAAGTTTTATGAAAGGTTATTATTATGCAACCTTATACCATGGGCATAATATCTGGATTACTATTATGACCACACTTGGGGCTGTTGGAATATTAATATATGGTTATATGAAAATTAATTTATTTAGAAATTTAAAAACACTTTATTCGCAAAATTGTAAATTAATCCCAATGCTAGCAGGTATTCAAGCTGTAATAATTGGGCACGGATTGGTGGATTTTACAATGATTGCACCGCAGACTGGGTTATTATTTATTGGTTGCTGCGCTATAATAAGTGCGCTTGCAAATAAATAA
- a CDS encoding DEAD/DEAH box helicase, with the protein MIKFKKLGLSDDILSGLKIQGISDPTEIQEQSIKLIKDGMDVIAEAQTGTGKTLAFLLPMFDNMSADISTIQGLIVTPTRELAIQITSEAKKLAEGKNLNILAAYGGKDIGVQLKKLKGNIHLVIATPGRLLDHLRRGTIQLDKLKTLVLDEADQMLLMGFKNDIEDIIEKTPKSRQTLCFSATMGSDVKKMAYKYMNDPIEIIIKKEETTLKNIKQFLIETTDRKKQEDLCKVLDEDNPFMAIIFCRTKRRVDDLEMALYKKGYNCKKLHSDITQAKREKIMKEFKKCDIQYLIATDVAARGLDINGVSHVYNYDIPETAEGYIHRIGRTGRAGEEGYTYLFAAPKDKFILDAIEKKIKGQIPRKIL; encoded by the coding sequence ATGATAAAATTTAAAAAACTAGGGCTTAGTGATGATATTCTAAGCGGTCTAAAAATTCAAGGAATAAGTGATCCAACGGAAATACAAGAGCAAAGTATTAAATTAATAAAGGATGGCATGGATGTTATAGCGGAGGCACAAACAGGTACTGGTAAGACCCTTGCGTTTCTACTGCCAATGTTTGATAATATGTCGGCTGATATAAGTACAATTCAAGGATTAATAGTGACTCCTACAAGAGAACTTGCAATACAGATAACCAGTGAGGCTAAGAAACTTGCAGAAGGTAAAAACTTAAATATTTTGGCGGCCTATGGTGGTAAGGATATAGGTGTGCAGCTAAAAAAACTAAAGGGAAATATTCACCTAGTCATTGCAACGCCAGGTAGATTACTAGACCATCTAAGACGAGGTACCATACAACTTGATAAGCTAAAGACATTAGTGTTGGACGAGGCAGATCAAATGCTCCTTATGGGATTTAAAAACGATATTGAAGATATTATAGAAAAAACACCTAAAAGCAGACAGACATTATGTTTTTCAGCAACTATGGGTTCAGATGTAAAAAAGATGGCATATAAGTATATGAATGATCCTATAGAAATAATTATTAAAAAAGAAGAAACAACTCTTAAAAATATAAAGCAATTCTTAATAGAAACTACAGATAGAAAAAAACAAGAAGATTTATGTAAGGTTTTAGATGAAGATAATCCATTTATGGCTATCATTTTTTGTAGAACTAAAAGAAGAGTGGATGATCTAGAGATGGCTCTTTATAAAAAAGGTTATAACTGTAAAAAGCTACATTCAGATATAACTCAAGCAAAAAGGGAAAAAATAATGAAAGAATTTAAAAAATGTGATATACAGTATTTGATTGCTACGGATGTAGCAGCTAGAGGGCTTGATATTAATGGAGTTAGTCATGTTTATAACTATGATATACCTGAAACTGCTGAAGGCTATATACATCGTATAGGAAGAACTGGAAGAGCTGGAGAAGAAGGATATACATATTTATTTGCAGCTCCCAAGGATAAATTTATTTTAGATGCAATAGAAAAGAAAATAAAAGGTCAAATTCCTAGAAAGATTTTGTAG
- a CDS encoding hemolysin family protein — MDPDGTWQIISLVILLGFSAFFSSSETALMTLSKIRLRHMVESEIKGAALINKLLKNPSKLLGGILVGNTVANIGASALATSLAIKYLGPSLGDSAVGIATAVMTIFVLIFGEITPKSLAAQNSEKVALKVARPINLITFILNPLITVLIYITNSIIKLMGGEIGKQRPFITEEELKTMVSVSHEEGVLEGEEKQMIYNVFEFGDSQAKDVMTPRTDMIVANVNSTYEELIKIFKQEQFSRVPIYQENIDNIIGVLYLKDLIFFENEIEEFTIEKHMRVPYFTYEFKSTVDLFADMRLKRVPIAILLDEYGGTAGLVTIEDLVEEIVGDIDDEYDDDPDQIEVVKEDEFIVAGNTRINMVNEMIGLNIESEDFDTIGGFVTGIHGRLPKTGETIIYNDTKFIIQNTSKNRIVKLKIIT; from the coding sequence ATGGACCCCGATGGTACGTGGCAAATTATATCTTTAGTGATTTTATTAGGATTTTCAGCTTTTTTCTCTTCTTCTGAAACTGCCCTAATGACTTTAAGTAAAATCAGATTAAGGCATATGGTAGAATCAGAAATTAAAGGCGCTGCACTAATTAATAAATTACTTAAAAATCCAAGTAAACTATTAGGTGGCATATTGGTAGGAAATACTGTGGCCAATATCGGTGCTTCTGCACTAGCAACTTCCTTGGCAATTAAATATTTAGGACCCTCTTTAGGTGACTCTGCAGTAGGTATTGCAACCGCTGTAATGACAATTTTTGTATTGATTTTCGGAGAAATAACGCCAAAGTCATTAGCCGCACAAAACTCAGAGAAAGTAGCTTTAAAAGTTGCTCGGCCAATAAATCTAATTACCTTCATTTTAAATCCACTTATTACAGTATTAATTTATATTACAAATTCCATTATAAAATTAATGGGTGGAGAAATAGGTAAGCAGAGACCATTTATTACTGAAGAAGAGTTGAAAACTATGGTTAGTGTAAGCCATGAAGAAGGGGTTTTAGAAGGCGAAGAGAAGCAAATGATCTATAATGTATTTGAATTTGGAGATTCACAGGCAAAAGATGTTATGACTCCAAGAACTGATATGATTGTAGCAAATGTAAACTCAACTTATGAAGAACTCATAAAGATCTTCAAACAAGAACAATTTTCTAGAGTTCCTATATACCAAGAGAATATTGATAATATTATTGGTGTTTTATATCTTAAAGATTTAATTTTCTTTGAAAATGAAATAGAAGAATTTACTATAGAGAAACATATGCGTGTGCCTTACTTTACCTACGAGTTTAAAAGCACTGTGGATTTATTTGCTGATATGCGTTTAAAAAGAGTGCCTATAGCTATTTTATTAGATGAATATGGTGGTACTGCTGGACTTGTAACAATTGAAGATTTAGTAGAAGAAATAGTTGGAGATATAGACGATGAATATGATGATGATCCAGATCAAATTGAAGTTGTTAAAGAAGATGAATTTATTGTTGCTGGTAACACGAGAATAAACATGGTTAATGAAATGATAGGTCTCAATATAGAATCAGAGGATTTTGATACCATAGGTGGCTTCGTTACAGGAATACACGGACGACTTCCAAAGACAGGCGAAACAATAATTTATAACGATACAAAATTTATTATACAAAACACCAGTAAAAATCGAATAGTAAAACTAAAAATTATAACTTAA
- a CDS encoding rhodanese-like domain-containing protein, which translates to MKKFTKLTLATLITVTTAMSFIGCSSNKEVKKATTDTNASVIKAISTKDLKEKLLNKGWIVVDTRANDAFNGWRLDGVLRGGHIKGATDFSATWLKAEDKEKDKILEKALRIKNISADKSVVLCDANGKDAQAVATYLKQKGIVNIYTYDVKQWAADASLPMENYANYQMLVPPSFVNDLVNGKKPETYTNDKYKIFEVAWGEESKDEDYKKGHVKGAVHINTDEIESAPLWSINSDAALKTFAEKNGLTADTTVVLYGPDPMASFRIAAIAKYIGVKDVRVLNGGTAAFRNAGYETETISNPKKPVSSFGAIIPVNKGYIVDINKAKEILADKANSKLVDVRSWDEYTGKISGYSDLKFMGRPAGSTWGHAGSDPNHLQDYRNIDNTMRNKDEILAMWKEQGITPDQRLSFFCGSGWRAAEVLTYADVMGLKNISLYSNGWYEWSANPKNPVEKGEPKAK; encoded by the coding sequence ATGAAAAAATTTACAAAACTTACGTTAGCTACCCTTATTACTGTTACTACTGCAATGTCTTTTATTGGGTGTTCAAGTAATAAAGAGGTAAAAAAAGCCACAACGGATACTAATGCATCAGTGATTAAAGCTATAAGCACTAAAGATTTAAAAGAGAAACTACTTAACAAGGGCTGGATAGTAGTGGATACAAGAGCAAATGACGCATTTAATGGTTGGAGACTAGATGGGGTCCTGCGTGGTGGACACATTAAAGGTGCGACGGATTTTTCTGCTACCTGGTTAAAGGCAGAAGATAAAGAAAAGGATAAAATTTTAGAAAAAGCACTAAGAATAAAGAACATTTCAGCGGATAAAAGTGTTGTATTGTGCGATGCAAATGGAAAAGATGCACAGGCCGTTGCAACATATTTAAAGCAAAAAGGAATAGTAAATATTTATACATATGATGTTAAACAGTGGGCTGCTGATGCTAGTCTTCCAATGGAAAATTATGCAAACTATCAAATGTTAGTTCCACCTTCCTTTGTAAATGACTTAGTTAATGGTAAAAAACCAGAAACTTACACTAATGATAAATATAAAATTTTCGAAGTTGCCTGGGGCGAAGAATCTAAAGATGAAGATTACAAAAAAGGTCATGTTAAAGGTGCAGTGCATATAAATACAGATGAAATAGAATCAGCTCCACTTTGGAGCATTAACTCTGATGCGGCTCTTAAAACATTTGCAGAAAAAAACGGATTAACTGCAGATACAACAGTTGTTCTATACGGACCTGATCCAATGGCCTCTTTTAGAATTGCTGCCATAGCAAAGTACATTGGAGTTAAGGATGTTAGGGTTTTAAATGGCGGAACTGCTGCTTTTAGAAATGCTGGTTATGAAACGGAAACAATTTCTAATCCAAAAAAACCGGTAAGTTCCTTTGGTGCCATAATACCAGTAAATAAGGGATATATAGTAGACATAAACAAAGCAAAAGAAATATTAGCGGATAAAGCTAATAGTAAACTTGTAGATGTAAGAAGCTGGGATGAGTATACTGGCAAGATATCTGGCTACAGTGATTTAAAATTCATGGGAAGACCCGCAGGCTCTACTTGGGGTCATGCTGGTAGCGACCCAAATCATCTGCAGGATTATAGAAATATAGACAACACCATGCGTAATAAAGACGAAATATTAGCTATGTGGAAAGAGCAAGGAATTACTCCAGATCAAAGACTTTCCTTCTTCTGTGGTTCTGGTTGGAGGGCCGCCGAAGTTCTAACCTATGCTGATGTAATGGGACTTAAAAATATTTCATTATACAGTAATGGATGGTATGAATGGAGTGCAAACCCTAAAAACCCTGTAGAAAAAGGTGAACCAAAAGCTAAATAA